A stretch of Prunus dulcis chromosome 6, ALMONDv2, whole genome shotgun sequence DNA encodes these proteins:
- the LOC117631704 gene encoding transcription factor bHLH149-like, which produces MAASLISNVDGSLDASLIESSRKKRRKIGAVESDRNPTTNTGARWRSETEQRIYSTKLVEALRQARQRSSRAAKVSGGGREVKKAADRVLAAAAKGTTRWSRAILRTRLRLNQKLHKRRTARVTGDNRLKKAEVRREGRKSPVVERKVRVLSRLVPGCRKASLPTLLEETSDYISALEMQVRAMAALTELLSGSPVNHVGSSLSSSS; this is translated from the coding sequence ATGGCGGCGTCGCTGATCTCAAACGTCGACGGAAGCCTCGACGCGTCGTTGATAGAGTCGTCTCGCAAAAAGCGGAGGAAAATCGGAGCCGTCGAATCGGATCGGAATCCTACTACGAACACCGGAGCCCGATGGAGATCCGAGACGGAGCAACGGATCTACTCCACCAAGCTCGTGGAGGCGCTCCGTCAGGCTCGCCAGAGATCGTCGCGGGCGGCCAAGGTCTCCGGAGGCGGCAGGGAAGTGAAGAAGGCGGCGGACCGAGTTCTGGCGGCGGCGGCCAAGGGCACGACTCGGTGGAGCAGAGCGATTTTAAGAACTCGACTCAGATTGAACCAGAAGCTTCACAAACGTAGAACGGCGAGGGTGACCGGGGATAACCGGTTGAAGAAAGCGGAGGTTAGGAGGGAGGGGAGGAAGTCACCGGTTGTGGAGAGAAAAGTTCGGGTTCTGAGCCGGTTAGTTCCCGGTTGCCGGAAGGCGTCGTTGCCGACCCTTCTAGAAGAAACGAGCGATTACATATCGGCTCTGGAGATGCAGGTGAGAGCCATGGCTGCTCTCACCGAGCTTCTCTCCGGTTCGCCGGTTAATCACGTCGGCTCGAGCCTCAGTTCTTCGAGTTGA
- the LOC117632670 gene encoding protein SUPPRESSOR OF QUENCHING 1, chloroplastic isoform X2 — protein sequence MAMKLLSPPSSLSHPTKLSSLYASSKGRKPISLSTYLFQWRPKRFDFSKKMVVKACVKVEEKNVQGSSGSEWGKVSAVLFDMDGVLCDSEEPSRLAGVDVFAEMGVAITVEDFVPFMGTGEANFLGGVAAVKGVKGFDPEAAKKRFFEIYLDKYAKPNSGIGFPGALELITQCKGKGLKVAVASSADRIKVNANLAAANLPLSMFDAIVSADAFEKLKPAPDIFLAASKILDVPVSECIVIEDALAGVQAAKAAKMRCIAVKTTLSEETLKAAGPSLIRNEIGNVSLDDILSGGSVAFSNQTNSMLNPLSLRLQNNLWTGCRVLRRDIVRYGSLGIALSCLAFTISNWKAMQYASPKAIWNVIFGINQPSLKQKEGESNIERIQQFVNYISDLETRGTAPIVPEFPAKLDWLNTAPIKFSRDLKGKVVLLDFWTYCCINCMHVLPDLEFLEKKYKDMPFTVVGVHSAKFDNEKDLEAIRNAVLRYGITHPVVNDGDMYLWRELGVNSWPTFAIVGPNGRLLAQVSGEGRRKDLDDLVEAALLFYGRKKMLDNAPIPLSLEKDNDPRLVTSPLKFPGKLAIDVLNNRLFISDSNHNRIVVTDLDGHFIVQVGSTGEEGLRDGSFDDATFNRPQGLAYNPKKNLLYVADTENHALREIDFVNDKVRTLAGNGTKGSDYRGGGKGSTQLLNSPWDACFHPVNEKVYIAMAGQHQIWEHNTDGGVTRAFSGDGYERNLNGSSSSSTSFAQPSGISLSLDLKELYIADSESSSIRALDLKTGGSKLLAGGDPVFSDNLFKFGDHDGIGSEVLLQHPLGVLCAQSGQIYIADSYNHKIKKLDPANKRVSTVAGIGKSGFKDGTSLEAQLSEPSGIVEAKNGRIFIADTNNSLIRYLDLNKEEVELHTLELKGVQPPTAKSKSLKRLRRRSSADTQTITVDGGSSNEGNLSIKISVPEGYHFSKEARSKFSVETEPETAVSMDPLDGYLSPEGSAILHFKRPSPSVSLGRINCKVYYCKEDEVCLYQSLLFEVTFREESPESNPEEITLAYVVKPKASTNSLQLPVAG from the exons ATGGCCATGAAACTACTATCGCCaccctcttctctctcacacCCCACCAAGCTCTCTTCTTTATATGCTAGCTCAAAAGGACGAAAACCCATTTCACTCTCAACCTACCTCTTCCAATGGAGGCCAAAGCGGTTCGATTTCTCAAAGAAAATGGTTGTGAAAGCTTGTGTGAAAGTGGAAGAGAAAAATGTGCAAGGATCTTCTGGAAGTGAGTGGGGGAAAGTATCTGCTGTGTTGTTTGACATGGATGGAGTACTCTGCGACAGCGAAGAGCCTTCTAGATTGGCCGGTGTCGATGTTTTCGCAGAGATGGGGGTTGCAATCACAGTGGAAGACTTTGTGCCATTCATGGGAACTG GTGAAGCGAACTTCTTAGGAGGTGTTGCTGCTGTTAAGGGGGTAAAGGGATTCGATCCTGAGGCAGCAAAGAAGAGGTTCTTTGAGATATATCTAGATAAG TATGCAAAACCAAATTCTGGAATAGGATTCCCTGGTGCCCTTGAACTCATTACTCAG TGTAAAGGAAAAGGCCTTAAAGTTGCTGTTGCGTCTAGCGCTGATCGTATCAAGGTTAATGCAAATCTAGCTGCCGCTAATTTACCACTGTCAAT GTTTGATGCTATTGTGTCAGCAGATGCTTTTGAGAAACTGAAACCTGCTCCTGATATCTTCTTGGCTGCATCAAAGATCTTGGATGTGCCCGTTAGTGAG TGTATTGTTATTGAAGATGCACTAGCTGGCGTGCAGGCTGCCAAAGCTGCAAAAATGAG ATGCATAGCTGTCAAAACTACTTTATCAGAAGAGACTCTAAAGGCTGCTGGTCCATCCCTAATTCGAAATGAAATAGGAAATGTTTCACTTGATGATATTCTCAGTGGTGGCTCTG TTGCAttttcaaatcaaacaaacagCATGTTGAACCCCCTTAGCTTGAGGCTGCAGAATAATTTGTGGACAGGTTGCAGGGTTCTTCGGCGAGATATTGTGAGATATGGAAGCTTGGGGATTGCTTTGTCTTGTCTTGCCTTCACCATCTCAAACTGGAAG GCAATGCAATATGCATCACCTAAAGCTATTTGGAATGTGATATTTGGGATCAACCAGCCATCTCTTAAACAGAAGGAAG gTGAATCAAACATTGAAAGAATCCAACAATTTGTGAACTATATATCGGACCTGGAAACTAG AGGAACTGCTCCTATCGTGCCAGAATTTCcagcaaaacttgattggttGAATACAGCTCCCATTAAGTTTAGCAGG GATCTGAAAGGAAAAGTTGTTCTGCTAGATTTTTGGACCTATTGTTGTATAAACTGTATGCATGTCCTGCCAGACCTAGAGTTTCTGgagaaaaaatacaaagatatGCCG TTCACTGTTGTGGGAGTCCATTCTGCAAAATTTGATAACGAGAAGGATTTAGAAGCCATTCGCAATGCAGTGTTACGCTATGGCATCACTCACCCG GTTGTCAATGATGGAGATATGTATCTATGGCGAGAGCTAGGTGTCAATTCATGGCCAACATTTGCTATTGTTGGGCCCAATGGTAGGCTTCTTGCACAAGTATCCGGTGAAGGTCGCCGCAAG GATCTCGACGATTTGGTAGAGGCAGCTCTTCTGTTCTatggaagaaagaagatgTTGGACAATGCACCAATTCCTTTGAGTTTGGAGAAAGACAATGATCCTCGTTTAGTTACATCTCCGTTAAAGTTTCCTGGAAAGCTTGCAATTGATGTCCTAAACAATAGGCTCTTCATTTCAGACAGTAATCATAACCGCATA GTGGTAACCGACCTAGATGGACATTTTATTGTCCAAGTTGGAAGTACTGGAGAGGAAGGTCTGCGTGATGGTTCATTTGATGATGCCACCTTTAATCGGCCTCAG GGACTAGCTTACAACCCAAAGAAAAATCTCCTCTATGTTGCAGATACTGAAAACCATGCTTTGAG GGAGATTGATTTTGTTAATGACAAAGTGCGTACCCTTGCTGGGAATGGAACCAAAGGCTCTGATTACCGAGGGGGAGGAAAAGGAAGTACTCAG CTCCTCAACTCTCCATGGGATGCCTGCTTTCATCCAGTCAATGAGAAAGTTTATATTGCCATGGCTGGCCAACATCAAATCTGGGAACACAATACAGATGGTGGAGTTACTAGAGCTTTTAGTGGTGATGGTTATGAAAGAAACTTGAACGGATCAAG CTCTTCAAGCACATCGTTTGCACAGCCTTCTGGAATTTCATTATCTCTTG ATCTCAAGGAGCTATATATTGCTGATAGTGAGAGTAGCTCCATTAGGGCACTTGACCTAAAAACAGGAGGATCGAAATTGCTAGCTGGTGGTGATCCAGTTTTCTCAGACAATTTGTTTAAG TTTGGTGACCATGATGGAATAGGGTCTGAAGTGCTTCTTCAACATCCACTAGGCGTCTTATGTGCACAGAGTGGTCAAATTTATATAGCAGACAGCTATAATCACAAG ATAAAGAAGCTAGATCCAGCTAATAAGAGAGTTAGTACTGTAGCAGGGATTGGAAAATCTGGCTTCAAGGACGGAACATCTCTAGAAGCTCAG CTTTCAGAGCCATCAGGAATCGTTGAAGCGAAAAATG GAAGAATTTTCATAGCTGATACAAATAACAGTCTAATCAGATATCTAGACTTAAATAAGGAAGAAGTTGAACTTCATACATTAGAGCTGAAAGGGGTTCAGCCTCCCAcagcaaaatcaaaatctttGAAACGCCTCAGAAGACGATCGTCAGCTGACACGCAGACCATTACGGTTGATGGTGGTTCATCCAATGAGGGCAACTTGTCTATTAAAATATCAGTACCCGAAGGGTATCATTTTTCAAAG GAAGCTCGCAGTAAGTTTAGCGTAGAAACTGAGCCTGAAACTGCAGTTTCCATGGATCCCCTGGATGGATATCTTAGTCCAGAAGGATCAGCAATTCTTCATTTCAAGAGACCCTCCCCCTCAGTTTCGCTGGGGAGAATTAATTGCAAG GTTTATTATTGCAAGGAAGATGAGGTCTGTTTATACCAATCGTTATTATTCGAAGTAACCTTCCGAGAGGAAAGTCCAGAATCCAACCCAGAAGAAATCACACTCGCATATGTTGTAAAGCCAAAAGCTTCGACAAACAGCTTACAGCTACCAGTTGCAGGCTGA
- the LOC117632670 gene encoding protein SUPPRESSOR OF QUENCHING 1, chloroplastic isoform X1 encodes MAMKLLSPPSSLSHPTKLSSLYASSKGRKPISLSTYLFQWRPKRFDFSKKMVVKACVKVEEKNVQGSSGSEWGKVSAVLFDMDGVLCDSEEPSRLAGVDVFAEMGVAITVEDFVPFMGTGEANFLGGVAAVKGVKGFDPEAAKKRFFEIYLDKYAKPNSGIGFPGALELITQCKGKGLKVAVASSADRIKVNANLAAANLPLSMFDAIVSADAFEKLKPAPDIFLAASKILDVPVSECIVIEDALAGVQAAKAAKMRCIAVKTTLSEETLKAAGPSLIRNEIGNVSLDDILSGGSGGYNGNIQGPQFPYMSSQNTTEKLTEENNGLMQKTGTSNDGVFSDGGVLRRDIVRYGSLGIALSCLAFTISNWKAMQYASPKAIWNVIFGINQPSLKQKEGESNIERIQQFVNYISDLETRGTAPIVPEFPAKLDWLNTAPIKFSRDLKGKVVLLDFWTYCCINCMHVLPDLEFLEKKYKDMPFTVVGVHSAKFDNEKDLEAIRNAVLRYGITHPVVNDGDMYLWRELGVNSWPTFAIVGPNGRLLAQVSGEGRRKDLDDLVEAALLFYGRKKMLDNAPIPLSLEKDNDPRLVTSPLKFPGKLAIDVLNNRLFISDSNHNRIVVTDLDGHFIVQVGSTGEEGLRDGSFDDATFNRPQGLAYNPKKNLLYVADTENHALREIDFVNDKVRTLAGNGTKGSDYRGGGKGSTQLLNSPWDACFHPVNEKVYIAMAGQHQIWEHNTDGGVTRAFSGDGYERNLNGSSSSSTSFAQPSGISLSLDLKELYIADSESSSIRALDLKTGGSKLLAGGDPVFSDNLFKFGDHDGIGSEVLLQHPLGVLCAQSGQIYIADSYNHKIKKLDPANKRVSTVAGIGKSGFKDGTSLEAQLSEPSGIVEAKNGRIFIADTNNSLIRYLDLNKEEVELHTLELKGVQPPTAKSKSLKRLRRRSSADTQTITVDGGSSNEGNLSIKISVPEGYHFSKEARSKFSVETEPETAVSMDPLDGYLSPEGSAILHFKRPSPSVSLGRINCKVYYCKEDEVCLYQSLLFEVTFREESPESNPEEITLAYVVKPKASTNSLQLPVAG; translated from the exons ATGGCCATGAAACTACTATCGCCaccctcttctctctcacacCCCACCAAGCTCTCTTCTTTATATGCTAGCTCAAAAGGACGAAAACCCATTTCACTCTCAACCTACCTCTTCCAATGGAGGCCAAAGCGGTTCGATTTCTCAAAGAAAATGGTTGTGAAAGCTTGTGTGAAAGTGGAAGAGAAAAATGTGCAAGGATCTTCTGGAAGTGAGTGGGGGAAAGTATCTGCTGTGTTGTTTGACATGGATGGAGTACTCTGCGACAGCGAAGAGCCTTCTAGATTGGCCGGTGTCGATGTTTTCGCAGAGATGGGGGTTGCAATCACAGTGGAAGACTTTGTGCCATTCATGGGAACTG GTGAAGCGAACTTCTTAGGAGGTGTTGCTGCTGTTAAGGGGGTAAAGGGATTCGATCCTGAGGCAGCAAAGAAGAGGTTCTTTGAGATATATCTAGATAAG TATGCAAAACCAAATTCTGGAATAGGATTCCCTGGTGCCCTTGAACTCATTACTCAG TGTAAAGGAAAAGGCCTTAAAGTTGCTGTTGCGTCTAGCGCTGATCGTATCAAGGTTAATGCAAATCTAGCTGCCGCTAATTTACCACTGTCAAT GTTTGATGCTATTGTGTCAGCAGATGCTTTTGAGAAACTGAAACCTGCTCCTGATATCTTCTTGGCTGCATCAAAGATCTTGGATGTGCCCGTTAGTGAG TGTATTGTTATTGAAGATGCACTAGCTGGCGTGCAGGCTGCCAAAGCTGCAAAAATGAG ATGCATAGCTGTCAAAACTACTTTATCAGAAGAGACTCTAAAGGCTGCTGGTCCATCCCTAATTCGAAATGAAATAGGAAATGTTTCACTTGATGATATTCTCAGTGGTGGCTCTGGTGGCTATA ACGGGAACATCCAGGGACCTCAATTTCCTTATATGTCATCTCAAAACACAACAGAAAAACTCacagaagaaaataatgggTTAATGCAGAAAACTGGTACTTCCAATGACGGGGTTTTCTCAGATGGAGG GGTTCTTCGGCGAGATATTGTGAGATATGGAAGCTTGGGGATTGCTTTGTCTTGTCTTGCCTTCACCATCTCAAACTGGAAG GCAATGCAATATGCATCACCTAAAGCTATTTGGAATGTGATATTTGGGATCAACCAGCCATCTCTTAAACAGAAGGAAG gTGAATCAAACATTGAAAGAATCCAACAATTTGTGAACTATATATCGGACCTGGAAACTAG AGGAACTGCTCCTATCGTGCCAGAATTTCcagcaaaacttgattggttGAATACAGCTCCCATTAAGTTTAGCAGG GATCTGAAAGGAAAAGTTGTTCTGCTAGATTTTTGGACCTATTGTTGTATAAACTGTATGCATGTCCTGCCAGACCTAGAGTTTCTGgagaaaaaatacaaagatatGCCG TTCACTGTTGTGGGAGTCCATTCTGCAAAATTTGATAACGAGAAGGATTTAGAAGCCATTCGCAATGCAGTGTTACGCTATGGCATCACTCACCCG GTTGTCAATGATGGAGATATGTATCTATGGCGAGAGCTAGGTGTCAATTCATGGCCAACATTTGCTATTGTTGGGCCCAATGGTAGGCTTCTTGCACAAGTATCCGGTGAAGGTCGCCGCAAG GATCTCGACGATTTGGTAGAGGCAGCTCTTCTGTTCTatggaagaaagaagatgTTGGACAATGCACCAATTCCTTTGAGTTTGGAGAAAGACAATGATCCTCGTTTAGTTACATCTCCGTTAAAGTTTCCTGGAAAGCTTGCAATTGATGTCCTAAACAATAGGCTCTTCATTTCAGACAGTAATCATAACCGCATA GTGGTAACCGACCTAGATGGACATTTTATTGTCCAAGTTGGAAGTACTGGAGAGGAAGGTCTGCGTGATGGTTCATTTGATGATGCCACCTTTAATCGGCCTCAG GGACTAGCTTACAACCCAAAGAAAAATCTCCTCTATGTTGCAGATACTGAAAACCATGCTTTGAG GGAGATTGATTTTGTTAATGACAAAGTGCGTACCCTTGCTGGGAATGGAACCAAAGGCTCTGATTACCGAGGGGGAGGAAAAGGAAGTACTCAG CTCCTCAACTCTCCATGGGATGCCTGCTTTCATCCAGTCAATGAGAAAGTTTATATTGCCATGGCTGGCCAACATCAAATCTGGGAACACAATACAGATGGTGGAGTTACTAGAGCTTTTAGTGGTGATGGTTATGAAAGAAACTTGAACGGATCAAG CTCTTCAAGCACATCGTTTGCACAGCCTTCTGGAATTTCATTATCTCTTG ATCTCAAGGAGCTATATATTGCTGATAGTGAGAGTAGCTCCATTAGGGCACTTGACCTAAAAACAGGAGGATCGAAATTGCTAGCTGGTGGTGATCCAGTTTTCTCAGACAATTTGTTTAAG TTTGGTGACCATGATGGAATAGGGTCTGAAGTGCTTCTTCAACATCCACTAGGCGTCTTATGTGCACAGAGTGGTCAAATTTATATAGCAGACAGCTATAATCACAAG ATAAAGAAGCTAGATCCAGCTAATAAGAGAGTTAGTACTGTAGCAGGGATTGGAAAATCTGGCTTCAAGGACGGAACATCTCTAGAAGCTCAG CTTTCAGAGCCATCAGGAATCGTTGAAGCGAAAAATG GAAGAATTTTCATAGCTGATACAAATAACAGTCTAATCAGATATCTAGACTTAAATAAGGAAGAAGTTGAACTTCATACATTAGAGCTGAAAGGGGTTCAGCCTCCCAcagcaaaatcaaaatctttGAAACGCCTCAGAAGACGATCGTCAGCTGACACGCAGACCATTACGGTTGATGGTGGTTCATCCAATGAGGGCAACTTGTCTATTAAAATATCAGTACCCGAAGGGTATCATTTTTCAAAG GAAGCTCGCAGTAAGTTTAGCGTAGAAACTGAGCCTGAAACTGCAGTTTCCATGGATCCCCTGGATGGATATCTTAGTCCAGAAGGATCAGCAATTCTTCATTTCAAGAGACCCTCCCCCTCAGTTTCGCTGGGGAGAATTAATTGCAAG GTTTATTATTGCAAGGAAGATGAGGTCTGTTTATACCAATCGTTATTATTCGAAGTAACCTTCCGAGAGGAAAGTCCAGAATCCAACCCAGAAGAAATCACACTCGCATATGTTGTAAAGCCAAAAGCTTCGACAAACAGCTTACAGCTACCAGTTGCAGGCTGA
- the LOC117632697 gene encoding pentatricopeptide repeat-containing protein At5g66520-like, with the protein MSTSTTTTNLPHHIKPKEVSAESTASTSKLSQKTILHILNTKCTTSLQHLKQAHGVALRSGYFQDHYVAGAIVKCYASQHFSNFGFALKVFDSVWRPNVFVWNIVIKGCLENNEALSCISYYCKMVAMNARPNKFTYSILFKACTLVQAVEEALQIHAHVVKNQFGEDGHIRSAGIQMYASFGLVEEARRMLDEAAESNDVICSNAMIDGYMKCGDVEAAKELFEKHMPSKNVGSWNAMVSGLARCGMLKEARELFDGMSEKDEISWSAMVDGYIKRGCHKEALEIFNEMQKENSLSPRKFILSSVLAACANMGAVDQGKWVHAYIKRNTIQLDAVLGAALLDMYTKCGRLDMAWEVFENIKQKEISTWNAMIGGLAMHGRADDAIELFSKMQRSKLEPNGVTFLNVLNACAHSGFVDKGLNFFSSMKKFYGIEPEVEHYGCMVDMFGRAGQLEEAEQLINSMPIKPNAAVLGALLGACRIHGNAEMGERVGRILLELEPQNSGRYALLSNIYAKAGRWDDVEKVRMLMKERGVKTSPGISMVDIGGMVHEFKVGEGSHPQMKEVYLMLETIIEKLQMEGYSPNSSQVLFDIAEEEKETALQYHSEKLAIAFGVLNTKPGTTIRVTKNLRTCEDCHSAIKIFSKVYKRDIIVRDRMRYHHFRNGRCSCKDFW; encoded by the coding sequence ATGAGCacatccaccaccaccacaaatCTTCCTCATCACATCAAACCAAAAGAAGTCTCAGCAGAGAGCACAGCTTCCACCTCCAAACTCTCCCAGAAAACAATCTTGCACATCCTAAACACAAAATGCACCACTTCTTTACAACATCTCAAGCAAGCCCATGGTGTGGCCCTGAGGTCAGGCTACTTTCAAGACCATTATGTGGCAGGGGCCATAGTTAAATGCTATGCAAGTCAACATTTCAGCAACTTTGGGTTTGCTTTGAAGGTCTTTGATTCTGTGTGGAGGCCCAATGTTTTTGTGTGGAATATTGTAATTAAAGGTTGCCTAGAGAACAATGAGGCCTTGAGTTGTATATCATATTATTGTAAGATGGTGGCTATGAATGCTAGGCCTAATAAGTTCACCTATTCTATATTGTTCAAGGCCTGCACATTGGTTCAAGCTGTAGAGGAAGCTCTGCAAATTCATGCACATGTTGTCAAAAATCAGTTTGGTGAAGATGGACACATAAGAAGTGCTGGAATTCAGATGTATGCATCATTTGGGCTTGTGGAGGAGGCAAGGAGAATGCTAGATGAGGCTGCTGAATCGAATGATGTGATTTGTTCGAACGCGATGATTGATGGTTACATGAAATGTGGAGATGTAGAAGCAGCTAAAGAATTGTTTGAGAAGCATATGCCAAGTAAAAATGTTGGTTCTTGGAATGCAATGGTGAGTGGCCTTGCTAGATGTGGCATGTTGAAAGAGGCAAGGGAGTTGTTTGATGGAATGAGTGAAAAGGATGAGATATCTTGGAGTGCCATGGTTGATGGTTACATAAAAAGAGGGTGTCACAAGGAGGCTTTGGAAATTTTCAATGAGATGCAGAAGGAGAACTCACTTAGTccaagaaaatttattttgtcaaGTGTGCTAGCTGCCTGTGCCAATATGGGAGCAGTTGATCAAGGAAAGTGGGTTCATGCTTATATCAAGAGGAACACCATTCAATTGGATGCAGTGCTAGGGGCTGCTTTGCTTGATATGTACACCAAATGTGGGCGGCTCGACATGGCGTGGGAAGTGTTTGAAAATATCAAACAGAAAGAGATTTCCACATGGAATGCCATGATTGGAGGTCTTGCTATGCATGGTCGAGCAGACGATGCAATCGAGCTCTTCTCCAAGATGCAGAGGAGTAAGTTAGAACCAAATGGAGTTACTTTTCTGAATGTCCTAAATGCTTGTGCTCATTCGGGTTTTGTCGATAAAGGTCTAAACTTCTTTAGTTCTATGAAGAAATTTTATGGAATTGAGCCTGAGGTTGAGCACTATGGGTGCATGGTTGATATGTTTGGAAGGGCAGGGCAATTGGAAGAGGCTGAGCAGCTTATAAATTCAATGCCAATCAAACCCAATGCAGCTGTTTTGGGGGCCTTGTTAGGTGCTTGCAGGATACATGGAAATGCTGAAATGGGGGAGAGAGTTGGAAGGATTTTGCTTGAATTGGAGCCTCAAAATAGCGGCCGTTATGCATTGTTGTCTAACATTTATGCAAAGGCAGGCAGATGGGATGATGTTGAAAAAGTTAGAATGTTGATGAAGGAAAGGGGGGTCAAGACAAGTCCTGGAATTAGCATGGTTGATATTGGTGGCATGGTTCATGAGTTCAAGGTGGGAGAAGGGTCACACCCACAAATGAAAGAGGTCTATTTGATGCTGGAAACGATCATAGAGAAGCTGCAGATGGAGGGTTACTCACCAAATAGCTCCCAAGTTTTGTTTGACATTGCAGAAGAGGAGAAGGAAACTGCACTACAATACCACAGCGAAAAGCTTGCTATTGCTTTCGGGGTCCTGAACACGAAACCTGGAACAACCATTCGTGTTACGAAGAACTTAAGAACTTGTGAGGATTGCCATTCTGCCATAAAGATCTTTTCGAAAGTATACAAGCGGGATATAATTGTGAGGGACCGTATGCGCTATCATCATTTTAGGAATGGAAGATGTTCCTGCAAGGATTTTTGGTGA
- the LOC117632220 gene encoding high mobility group B protein 10-like isoform X1 yields MKTTENQPETEKNGSQCLVTMNSNVTLSEPDDGKSLLELENSEIESFYQRLNKLHNSSGLNLLFDLRQTTLDLHLFYKEVIERGGFIQVTADGRWGEVALALKLDGENLQDPQPLLKLYALFLYQYEQLYYYRERRVKAASTLGHAFYNIGDSSAMEGNCRDNSSPIPNLEDAHVEKKKVPKENYQLTLMGSTSAEQKQFPQLRSKNKEMKKRVGAPRGAQSAYHIFLKIECERLKSTDSGKVKGQNVRYMVDNAWRSLSASEKQPYIEASKKVRERRVAQEVAADEEKILTCQKKTSENGLTGVNDVVQ; encoded by the exons atGAAGACTACTGAGAACCAGCCAGAGACTGAGAAAAATGGCTCTCAATGCCTTGTTACTATGAATTCCAATGTGACACTTTCTGAGCCTGATGATGGGAAAAGCTTGCTGGAGTTGGAGAACTCTGAGATTGAAAGTTTCTATCAGAGACTCAACAAGTTGCACAACTCATCTGGGCTGAACCTTCT TTTTGATCTCAGACAAACAACACTTGACTTGCATCTGTTTTACAAAGAAGTCATTGAAAGAGGAGGATTTATTCAG GTTACCGCAGATGGGAGGTGGGGTGAAGTTGCACTGGCCCTAAAATTAGATGGGGAGAATCTGCAGGATCCTCAACCTCTTTTAAAACTCTATGCACTCTTTCTCTACCAGTATGAACAGCTTTACTATTACAGGGAACGTCGTGTGAAAGCTGCTTCGACTCTAG GTCATGCTTTCTACAATATTGGAGATAGCTCAGCAATGGAAGGGAACTGTAGGGACAACTCATCTCCGATACCCAATCTTGAAGATGCTCAtgtggagaagaagaaggtgcCCAAAGAGAATTATCAACTAACATTGATGG GTTCTACATCTGCCGAACAAAAGCAGTTCCCCCAGCTGCGCTCAAAGAAcaaagagatgaagaaacGTGTCGGTGCTCCACGAGGGGCACAAAGTGCATATCATATCTTCCTCAAGATAGAATGTGAGCGGTTGAAAAGTACTGATTCAGGGAAAGTGAAGGGTCAAAATGTCCGATACATGGTAGACAACGCATGGAGGTCCCTCTCTGCGAGTGAGAAACAG CCATACATTGAGGCAAGTAAGAAGGTAAGGGAAAGAAGAGTGGCTCAAGAAGTGGCTGCTGATGAGGAGAAAATATTGACTTGCCAGAAGAAGACCTCAGAGAATGGGTTGACTGGAGTCAATGATGTGGTTCAATAA
- the LOC117632220 gene encoding high mobility group B protein 10-like isoform X2 — protein sequence MLGIKLQITLVTFIFGLIMPLNFDLRQTTLDLHLFYKEVIERGGFIQVTADGRWGEVALALKLDGENLQDPQPLLKLYALFLYQYEQLYYYRERRVKAASTLGHAFYNIGDSSAMEGNCRDNSSPIPNLEDAHVEKKKVPKENYQLTLMGSTSAEQKQFPQLRSKNKEMKKRVGAPRGAQSAYHIFLKIECERLKSTDSGKVKGQNVRYMVDNAWRSLSASEKQPYIEASKKVRERRVAQEVAADEEKILTCQKKTSENGLTGVNDVVQ from the exons ATGTTGGGCATAAAACTTCAGATAACTCTTGTCACATTCATATTTGGCTTGATTATGCCACTTAA TTTTGATCTCAGACAAACAACACTTGACTTGCATCTGTTTTACAAAGAAGTCATTGAAAGAGGAGGATTTATTCAG GTTACCGCAGATGGGAGGTGGGGTGAAGTTGCACTGGCCCTAAAATTAGATGGGGAGAATCTGCAGGATCCTCAACCTCTTTTAAAACTCTATGCACTCTTTCTCTACCAGTATGAACAGCTTTACTATTACAGGGAACGTCGTGTGAAAGCTGCTTCGACTCTAG GTCATGCTTTCTACAATATTGGAGATAGCTCAGCAATGGAAGGGAACTGTAGGGACAACTCATCTCCGATACCCAATCTTGAAGATGCTCAtgtggagaagaagaaggtgcCCAAAGAGAATTATCAACTAACATTGATGG GTTCTACATCTGCCGAACAAAAGCAGTTCCCCCAGCTGCGCTCAAAGAAcaaagagatgaagaaacGTGTCGGTGCTCCACGAGGGGCACAAAGTGCATATCATATCTTCCTCAAGATAGAATGTGAGCGGTTGAAAAGTACTGATTCAGGGAAAGTGAAGGGTCAAAATGTCCGATACATGGTAGACAACGCATGGAGGTCCCTCTCTGCGAGTGAGAAACAG CCATACATTGAGGCAAGTAAGAAGGTAAGGGAAAGAAGAGTGGCTCAAGAAGTGGCTGCTGATGAGGAGAAAATATTGACTTGCCAGAAGAAGACCTCAGAGAATGGGTTGACTGGAGTCAATGATGTGGTTCAATAA